The following are from one region of the Gloeomargarita lithophora Alchichica-D10 genome:
- a CDS encoding DUF4350 domain-containing protein, with protein sequence MRKNNRWWVIGLIILVVASGLIFLFAPAGNDLKRGSTYSRSPDGYGAWYEFMQAQGHAIERWQKPAEQLNNLEKKITLLRVGSDLSPYGHGYTDPDWLASGNVLIELGIETPVTGAPFTTRHPTELGDVKIQTRRRFPEITTNPSPPSEVDEMLPLLDDDYGIIVRQKKIEDGQHIEIITSHLAANAYQAETGNFNYLKSLVTQPELPIYVDEFMHGYKDEETRQKEGNRNWIDYLSRTPWRAVLIQGIIIMVILLWGLNWRLGSPAFLKTPEVDNSRVYMDALSAVLMRAGCTELVIELLRQEEQRYLQKQLGFGDELLALEQFAAIWEQQTGQKATELMDILGLTPQRLSDRELTHWLEKLQTLRTKVQMGMV encoded by the coding sequence ATGCGAAAAAATAATCGCTGGTGGGTGATTGGGTTAATTATACTGGTGGTGGCTAGTGGGTTGATTTTTCTATTTGCCCCGGCGGGAAATGATCTCAAACGGGGTTCTACCTACAGCCGCTCCCCAGATGGATATGGGGCTTGGTACGAATTTATGCAAGCGCAGGGTCATGCCATTGAACGTTGGCAAAAACCGGCGGAGCAGTTAAATAATTTAGAAAAGAAAATCACCCTCCTGCGGGTGGGGAGTGACCTGTCTCCCTACGGTCATGGTTACACTGACCCCGATTGGTTAGCGTCGGGAAATGTGTTGATTGAATTGGGAATTGAAACCCCGGTGACGGGGGCGCCTTTTACTACCCGGCATCCTACGGAACTAGGGGATGTCAAAATCCAAACCCGCCGCCGTTTTCCAGAAATTACCACCAATCCCAGTCCTCCCTCCGAGGTGGATGAAATGTTACCCCTTTTGGATGATGATTACGGGATAATTGTGCGGCAAAAAAAGATTGAGGACGGTCAACATATTGAAATAATTACCTCCCATTTGGCGGCCAATGCTTACCAAGCCGAAACCGGCAATTTTAATTACTTAAAGTCCTTGGTTACCCAACCGGAATTACCCATCTATGTGGATGAGTTTATGCACGGGTATAAAGATGAAGAAACCCGTCAAAAGGAAGGGAATCGCAACTGGATTGATTATCTATCTCGTACTCCTTGGCGGGCGGTGTTGATCCAGGGAATTATTATCATGGTAATTTTACTCTGGGGATTGAATTGGCGTTTGGGATCACCCGCATTTCTAAAAACTCCCGAAGTGGATAATAGTCGGGTTTATATGGATGCTTTATCGGCGGTTTTGATGCGGGCAGGATGTACGGAATTGGTGATCGAATTACTCAGGCAGGAAGAACAGCGTTATCTCCAAAAGCAATTGGGATTTGGGGATGAGTTATTAGCATTGGAACAATTTGCCGCTATCTGGGAACAACAAACTGGGCAAAAGGCAACGGAATTAATGGATATTTTAGGCTTAACACCCCAACGCTTGAGTGACCGAGAATTAACACATTGGTTAGAAAAACTGCAAACCTTACGGACAAAAGTACAGATGGGTATGGTGTGA
- a CDS encoding GUN4 domain-containing protein: protein MGQDDLQTQLSLLRRTNELLRQENQDLQLGREVLLGRLRDLQGVTRSCPNCLAMGENWLLQASGVNYAALKAFLAQRDWDNADRETQQLLLKIAGKKAEEQGFLEAIHIDHLPCIDLQVINKLWSIYSNGKYGYIAQQKIWSQSRSTANLWGHPDFDGYYPMREGIGYSLAQRLLRCALESF, encoded by the coding sequence ATGGGGCAGGATGATTTGCAAACCCAGTTGAGTTTACTCCGGCGTACCAATGAGTTACTGCGCCAGGAAAATCAGGATTTGCAATTGGGGCGCGAAGTGTTGCTGGGGCGACTGCGGGATTTGCAGGGGGTGACTCGTTCTTGTCCCAACTGTTTGGCGATGGGGGAAAATTGGTTGCTCCAGGCATCGGGGGTGAATTATGCGGCGTTAAAAGCATTTTTAGCCCAGCGGGATTGGGATAATGCGGACAGAGAAACCCAACAGTTACTATTAAAAATTGCGGGCAAAAAAGCGGAAGAACAGGGTTTTTTAGAGGCCATACATATTGACCATTTGCCCTGTATTGATTTGCAGGTGATTAATAAACTGTGGAGTATTTATTCTAATGGCAAATACGGCTATATTGCCCAACAAAAAATCTGGTCACAAAGTCGCAGTACCGCTAATCTTTGGGGACATCCTGATTTTGATGGCTATTACCCCATGCGAGAGGGAATTGGTTATTCTTTAGCTCAGCGTTTATTGCGGTGTGCGTTGGAGAGTTTTTAG
- a CDS encoding ABC transporter permease produces MSASQLFSAIVPFWRRQSPTQRVFLLIGASLVLVYALAALTADWLVSWGLPDPQEFLAYVPQQPPSPEHWFGTDRQGYDVLSRVIFGARAAWQVVLLATGLSLGVGFPLGALSGYWGGKIDKLLLFIMDTIYTLPGLLLSLTVAFVVGRGVVNAAIALTIAYIPQYYRVIRNHTITLKNEVFVEAARALGAGSFAILIRHLSGHLSRNLPVLFSVNSADAVLTLAGLGFLGLGLPPQVPEWGHELAQALDGLPTGIWWTTLFPGLAMTGLVVGLSLVSEGLGES; encoded by the coding sequence GTGTCGGCCTCGCAACTTTTCTCTGCCATTGTACCGTTCTGGCGCAGGCAATCCCCGACGCAACGGGTATTTTTACTCATCGGTGCCAGCTTGGTGCTGGTGTACGCTTTGGCGGCTCTGACGGCGGACTGGTTGGTGTCTTGGGGTTTACCCGACCCCCAGGAATTTTTGGCCTATGTGCCCCAACAGCCCCCCAGTCCAGAGCATTGGTTTGGCACCGACCGCCAGGGCTACGATGTACTTAGCCGGGTGATTTTTGGGGCGCGCGCCGCTTGGCAGGTGGTGCTTTTGGCGACAGGCTTGAGTCTGGGGGTGGGGTTTCCCCTGGGTGCCCTGAGCGGGTATTGGGGGGGCAAGATTGATAAATTGTTATTATTTATTATGGATACTATCTATACCTTGCCGGGGTTATTGTTATCCTTGACTGTGGCTTTTGTGGTGGGACGGGGGGTGGTGAATGCGGCCATTGCCCTCACTATTGCCTATATTCCCCAGTATTATCGGGTGATCCGCAATCATACGATTACGTTGAAAAATGAGGTATTTGTTGAGGCGGCACGGGCTTTGGGGGCGGGGAGTTTTGCGATTCTCATCCGGCATTTGAGCGGTCACTTGAGTCGCAATTTGCCGGTTTTGTTCAGCGTGAATAGTGCCGATGCGGTACTGACATTGGCAGGACTGGGATTCTTGGGTTTGGGCTTGCCGCCCCAGGTGCCGGAGTGGGGTCACGAACTGGCGCAGGCGTTGGACGGTCTGCCCACGGGGATTTGGTGGACGACCCTGTTTCCCGGCTTGGCGATGACCGGGTTGGTGGTGGGGTTGTCCCTGGTGAGCGAGGGGTTGGGGGAATCCTGA
- a CDS encoding NAD(P)/FAD-dependent oxidoreductase: MSRIAIIGAGVIGAAIAWELSTLPGQEIHVFEAQSSPAQGATGAALGLLMAVLSERGAKKRLASLQRYHQIQTKLNLPGDQKGILHLYHDPQAWAQVQRKIPQRQKAGWSLQTLSPEQVTRQFPQINTTRINTSHLIGAILSPQEIQFQPIALTENWLNLAQNQGVSIHTNSPVVSVVPGQPIQLKLPDRAYCCDWLIVSAGLGSTQIPGLTAPFQLEPVLGQAIEILCPELENYPILYGNDTAIVPQKSGIVWVGSTVEFSQSEPPIPNAEQLDQLWQKACHLCPILQSKSWQKQWYGLRPRPVGQPAPILQIDPQFQGIIWATGHYRNGVLLAPFTADWVRQAIENQPV; the protein is encoded by the coding sequence GTGAGCCGGATCGCAATTATTGGTGCCGGAGTGATTGGTGCCGCCATCGCCTGGGAATTGTCCACCCTGCCAGGGCAGGAAATTCATGTTTTTGAAGCCCAATCCTCTCCCGCCCAAGGTGCCACGGGTGCCGCTTTAGGGTTACTAATGGCTGTCCTCAGCGAACGGGGGGCAAAAAAACGCTTAGCTAGTTTACAACGTTATCATCAAATACAAACAAAATTAAACTTACCCGGCGACCAAAAGGGCATCCTCCATCTATACCATGACCCCCAGGCTTGGGCGCAGGTGCAACGGAAAATCCCCCAGCGGCAAAAGGCAGGTTGGTCGCTCCAAACCCTCAGCCCTGAACAGGTGACCCGCCAATTCCCTCAAATTAACACCACTCGGATTAATACTTCGCATTTAATCGGTGCCATTTTATCCCCCCAAGAAATCCAATTTCAGCCCATCGCCCTCACAGAAAACTGGCTCAATTTAGCCCAAAATCAGGGGGTATCCATTCACACCAATTCCCCGGTGGTCAGCGTCGTTCCGGGGCAACCAATCCAGCTAAAATTGCCCGACCGAGCCTATTGCTGCGATTGGCTTATTGTCAGTGCGGGATTAGGTTCTACCCAAATTCCGGGATTAACGGCTCCCTTTCAATTAGAACCAGTTCTGGGGCAGGCCATTGAAATTTTATGTCCTGAATTGGAAAACTATCCGATTCTTTATGGTAATGATACGGCAATTGTTCCCCAAAAATCTGGCATCGTATGGGTGGGGTCAACGGTGGAATTTTCTCAATCAGAGCCACCTATTCCCAATGCAGAGCAATTAGATCAACTTTGGCAAAAAGCCTGCCATTTATGTCCAATTTTACAAAGCAAATCCTGGCAAAAACAGTGGTATGGATTACGCCCTCGTCCGGTGGGACAACCCGCCCCAATTTTGCAAATTGACCCCCAATTTCAGGGCATCATTTGGGCAACCGGTCACTACCGCAACGGGGTTTTATTGGCTCCTTTTACCGCCGACTGGGTACGCCAAGCAATCGAAAATCAACCGGTGTAG